The Thermosipho japonicus region TTCTCAAAGCTTCATCTATTTTATACTTCGAAAATGTTGCAAGTCCTGCTTCAATTTTTCCAGTAGGATTTAGATAAGGAACCGGAACAAATACTACTTTATAATTGTAAGCAAATGCAGCATTGTAATCTTTAAAAACTTTTTCTTTTAAATATTCTAGCTCATCAATATATCCTGATCTTCTACTGTTTCTGTCAATTTCTTGTATAAGATAAATATCAGCTTTATTTTTTATAAGTATTTCTTTTATCCCTTCAAGATTTTTTAAAACATCATTTTTGTCAGTTATAGCCTTTTTACCTCCATCCATGAAAAAGTCCATATCTTTTCCTAAACCACCGTAACCTATATTCCAATCAAATATAGTCAACTTACTACTATCAATTGTTAATGTTGAAACATTTTCTACTTCTATTTTCTCTACTTTTTCAGGTTTATAATCAGTAAGTGTGCCAATTAATATTAATATTCCAAAATATCCTGCAACGACTAATGCAATAGATATCAACAATATAAGAGTTAATTTTATATATTTCATACCCCTACCCCTTTCTTTTAAACTATATATTTATTTTCCATTAAATTATAATTTTCAAAATAATATCTATCTTTTCCATCTTTTTTAGCTTTATAAAGGAGCTTATCCGCAGAGTCAATAAAATCAGTAATAGTTTGATTCATTTTATAAGATGAAACCCCACAACTTATCGTAATTTTTCTTTTATCATTTAAAATACCTCCCCAATCCGTTTTATGAATTGTATCAAATATTTTTTCAACAGTAGTAAATGCAATTTCTGGAGAGTTGAATAAAATTATAAACTCTTCGCCCCCATACCTTCCAGCAATAGCATTTTTATCAATGGTATTTTTAATAATATTTGCAAGTTTTTTTAAAACCTTATCTCCGACAACATGCCCATATTTGTCATTTACACTTTTAAAGTTATCAATGTCAATAATTGCAATAGTTGAATTTGTAGAATATTTTTTTACAAATTCTTCAATTTTTATAATCAAATTCTTTTTGTTATATAACTCCGTAAGACCATCAAAAATTGAGGCATTCATATATTCTTTAAAGTTGTTTAAAGTGTTAAAAACGACTCCCAAACTAGTGGATATTAAGTTGGTCATACTTTTAAAATTGTTTAAACCAGGTTTCACAAGGATTATTCCTTCTTCTTTGTTTTCAAATTTTATAAGAAATTTTTCATGTTCTTTTATTTTCTTACTTGAATTATCATTAAAATCACCAATGAAAGTCCATGTTGTAGGAATGGTAGGTTTTTCAAAATAAGATAATAAAAGAGCTTTTGCATGATTCTTGCTAACGTTTCCATTGAATGAATAAATTCTCCCTTCTGATTCAGAAAGTAATAAAGTAAAAAATGAATCAATATCAAATAAATCTTTAAAGAAGATATATAATC contains the following coding sequences:
- a CDS encoding endonuclease/exonuclease/phosphatase family protein, which codes for MKYIKLTLILLISIALVVAGYFGILILIGTLTDYKPEKVEKIEVENVSTLTIDSSKLTIFDWNIGYGGLGKDMDFFMDGGKKAITDKNDVLKNLEGIKEILIKNKADIYLIQEIDRNSRRSGYIDELEYLKEKVFKDYNAAFAYNYKVVFVPVPYLNPTGKIEAGLATFSKYKIDEALRMALPGEYEWPTKLFQLDRCLILTRMKVKNGKDLVILNIHPSAYDPGGKLREQQLKFIMETAKKEYELGNYVIIGGDWNSEFFDNLDFKYTEEKPESYIKLPDFFKLEGWKWAIDNTVPTNRSLKTKYIPGQSFVTVIDGFYVSPNIEIDYVKNIDLNFEFTDHNPVILKITLVED
- a CDS encoding GGDEF domain-containing response regulator — its product is MKKILLVDDSKFWRLLLYDLLKSNFEVYIADSGFDGIKKAFEYYPDIILTDYNMPDISGIFLSIVLRNYNEFKNSGIFILTSSDDKLDDFWVKKSGANKFFSKLIFKEKDKLDDFLITLKMNDFYSIKTNNHKISREKIYEIIEQKLKSEIFQKEILNLLKFVRDEKHLIFRLYIFFKDLFDIDSFFTLLLSESEGRIYSFNGNVSKNHAKALLLSYFEKPTIPTTWTFIGDFNDNSSKKIKEHEKFLIKFENKEEGIILVKPGLNNFKSMTNLISTSLGVVFNTLNNFKEYMNASIFDGLTELYNKKNLIIKIEEFVKKYSTNSTIAIIDIDNFKSVNDKYGHVVGDKVLKKLANIIKNTIDKNAIAGRYGGEEFIILFNSPEIAFTTVEKIFDTIHKTDWGGILNDKRKITISCGVSSYKMNQTITDFIDSADKLLYKAKKDGKDRYYFENYNLMENKYIV